In Capsicum annuum cultivar UCD-10X-F1 chromosome 11, UCD10Xv1.1, whole genome shotgun sequence, one genomic interval encodes:
- the LOC107846832 gene encoding protein MIZU-KUSSEI 1, which translates to MRTSMAKNHHESFSFSRRYFNFKKKVEDEEYDDEDYLTNFHSSSLRGSEEEYFGMHALSTETGAAHASRSKKLSRSTVSMLRSALTFGKSRTQIGLGSKVVGTLFGYRRGHVHFVFQEEPKLGPAFFVEIATPTSHLVREMASGLVRIALESDKRTGKKSVKLLEEPLWRTYCNGRKCGYAMKRECGPDEWKILNSIGPVSMGAGVLPSDGDGIGSDGELMYMRAKFERVVGSKDSEAFYMMNPDSHGGPELSLYLLRV; encoded by the coding sequence ATGAGAACCAGCATGGCTAAGAATCATCATGAGTCTTTTTCATTTTCAAGAAGGTACTTTAACTTCAAGAAAAAAGTTGAAGatgaagaatatgatgatgaagattacTTGACTAACTTCCACTCTTCTTCACTCAGAGGGAGTGAAGAAGAGTATTTTGGGATGCATGCACTGTCGACTGAGACAGGGGCAGCGCATGCCTCTAGAAGCAAGAAACTGTCTAGGTCGACGGTTTCTATGCTTCGTTCCGCTCTTACTTTTGGTAAGAGCCGAACACAAATAGGGTTAGGGAGTAAAGTTGTTGGTACATTATTTGGTTATAGAAGGGGACATGTTCATTTTGTATTTCAAGAAGAGCCAAAATTGGGGCCAGCATTTTTTGTAGAAATAGCCACTCCTACAAGTCATTTGGTAAGAGAAATGGCTTCTGGATTGGTTAGAATTGCATTGGAATCAGATAAGAGGACAGGGAAAAAAAGTGTGAAGTTACTAGAAGAGCCACTTTGGAGGACATATTGTAATGGTAGGAAATGTGGCTATGCAATGAAAAGAGAATGTGGGCCTGATGAATGGAAGATTTTGAATTCAATTGGGCCTGTATCAATGGGGGCTGGTGTTTTACCAAGCGATGGTGATGGAATTGGCTCAGATGGTGAATTAATGTATATGAGGGCTAAATTTGAAAGAGTTGTTGGATCAAAAGATTCTGAGGCTTTTTACATGATGAATCCTGATAGTCATGGTGGTCCTGAACTTAGCCTTTATTTGCTTAGGGTTTAA